Within Acidobacteriota bacterium, the genomic segment ACAAGGACGGCAGCAAGGCCGCCATCTTCATCGGCCCGGACCGTCACGCCCACAACGTGAAGAAGGGAGACTCCTTCTACAACGCCTACGTCAGCAACATCACGCGCGTGGGCAACGAATATCGGGTCATCGTGGAAGAGTACGAGCTTCGACCGAATTCGAGCCTGATCGATCGTATCGAGGGCAAGAAAGCGATCCCGGTCACGCTCAGCCAGGCCGTCGATCAGGTGAGAGGGTCCAACGACTACAAGACCGTCAAGGTGAATGTCAAAACCCTCGCCCGTGCGACCAAACCCGCGAAATAAAACTTGTATTTTGATAAGGAGGCATTTGATGCGCCCCACGAAATTGATGATCTCAGTCATTCTCCTTGTGGCATTCATAGCCGCTGGACTATTCGTATTCGCCGAGGATTCCAGGAGCGCCGCGGCGGCCCGGAAACCCCTGGAAAGTGCGTTCGGTGTTCTGAACGACATCGCCGTGCAGCCTGACGGGATCCTCCTGAGAGGGAACAACATCGGCAGCTACACGCACTTCAAGCTGTCGGACCCCACCCGCCTGGTGATCGACATCAAGGACTCGGCGTGCGCCCTGAACCGGAGTTCCGTCCCGGTGAACGGGGAGCTGGTGCAGCAGGTCCGCGTGTCCCAGTTCTCGCCGAAGAACAAGGTCCGGGTGGTCTTCGACCTCCGCCGGGACATCTCCGGCGCGGAGATCCAGCGGACCCCCGGAGGGCTCCTGGTCCAGTTCACCCCGGTGGCGACCTCGGCCGCCGCCCGGAAGGAAGACGGCGTGACGCTCGAGATCGCGTCCTCCAAGGCCGCCCCCGTGGTTACGGACGGGACGAGCGGGATCATCCGGATCCCCGAGCCGGTGGTGAAACCGAAGGCCGTCGAACCGGTCCGGACCGCCACCGCCGTTCCCCTGCCCGACATGAAGCAGGCCCCCGGCGTCAAGCTCCTGGCGACCAAGGTCGAGTCGGCGAAGACCGCCGCGATGGTGTCGGACGACTCCGAGGACCAGGTGAACTTCTCCGGCGAGCCGATCACGGTGGACGTCGTCGACGTCCCGATCGTGGACTTCTTCCGCTGGATGGGCGACAACATCGGGCTCAACATCGTGGTCGATCCGAGCGTTTCGGGCACGATCTCCATGAAGGTCAACTGCGTTCCCTGGGACCAGGTTTTCGACCTGGCGCTCAAGAACAACCGGTTGGCCAAGCTGATCGAGGGCGAGGTCATCCGGATCGGCACCATGGACTCCTTCAAGGACGAGGAAAAGGCCCGCCAGGAACTCAAGCGCGCCCGGTACATCACCACCAAGACCATCCGGGCGAACTACGCCACGGTGAAGGACCTCGCGTCCAGCAAGATCCTGAACCCGATCCTGAGCCAGAGCGGCGAGATCAACTTCGACGAGCGGACCAACACCATCGTCATCCGGGACATCCCCGAGCGCATCAAGGACGTCGAGGAACTGATCAAGGTCCTGGACGTGCCGGAGCACCAGGTTGAGATCGAGGCCCGCATCATCGCCGCCAACCGCAGCTTCGCCCGCAGCATCGGCGTCCAGCTGGGCTTCGTCGGCGGCAACCTGCAGC encodes:
- the pilQ gene encoding type IV pilus secretin PilQ; the protein is MQPDGILLRGNNIGSYTHFKLSDPTRLVIDIKDSACALNRSSVPVNGELVQQVRVSQFSPKNKVRVVFDLRRDISGAEIQRTPGGLLVQFTPVATSAAARKEDGVTLEIASSKAAPVVTDGTSGIIRIPEPVVKPKAVEPVRTATAVPLPDMKQAPGVKLLATKVESAKTAAMVSDDSEDQVNFSGEPITVDVVDVPIVDFFRWMGDNIGLNIVVDPSVSGTISMKVNCVPWDQVFDLALKNNRLAKLIEGEVIRIGTMDSFKDEEKARQELKRARYITTKTIRANYATVKDLASSKILNPILSQSGEINFDERTNTIVIRDIPERIKDVEELIKVLDVPEHQVEIEARIIAANRSFARSIGVQLGFVGGNLQRMTVGGPNTFAGIGGYRPAQTPNSAYVAGNAATGRGAATGTANQGAGVSTGADGKTGNWNINLPAIGATSGIGLSIGNILDTFLLDASLTAAESSGQVMVISQPKVQAQNNRKATIEQGLQIPVQTSENNTTTVRFFSASLKLEVTPRVTEDGNVFLNIALENNRADFTNTVNGIPSIITSQSATEVLVGDGGTTVMGGVLIDEDIRSNDKVPLLGDIPLLGHLFRRDSKQKDTKEILFFLTPRIIR